The sequence GACCTCTGCCAGACGATTCCTTCCGGCGGCGGGGAACCCAGCGCACGCTGAGTTGCCGGGTCGTCCAGGTCGACGGAGATCACCGTGATCGCCGAATCCGCCGGTCCGGTCGAGGGCTGGGAAGTTGAGCAGCCGGTAATCACTGCCAGCAGGGCACAGATCTTGAGGACGGAGGTGGGTCGCACGTCCCCTTCATAGCATCCGAAGGACCCGAGTCAGGGGAGTGGCCGATGGCTACGCTTTGAAAGACCGACCCCATCGGAGGAGTAGACGTGCGCAAAGTTACAGTTGTCGGCGCCGGCAAATACGGTTCAACGACTGCTGAGAAGATCGCCCGGATGGATCTGGTCGACCAGGTGGTCATGACCGACATCCTCGAGGGAATCCCTCAAGGCCTCGCCCTCGACATGAACCAGGCTCGCCCGGTGGAGAAGTACCGGACCCTGGTGGTGGGTACCAACGAGTACGCGGACACTGCCGGCAGCGAGGTCGTGGTCATCACGGCCGGGTCGCCTCGCAAGCCCGGTATGAGCCGGATGGACCTCCTGACCGTCAACGCCAAGGTGGTCAAGAGCGTCACCGAGCAGATAATGAACTACTCGCCCGACGCGATCCTGGTGGTCGTGACCAATCCGCTCGATCACATGACGACGCTCGCCGCCGAGGTCTCCGGCTTGCCGAAGAACAAGGTGATGGGCCAGGCAGGCATCCTCGACAGTTCCCGGCTCGCTCACTTCATCAGCGAGATGGCGGACGTGGACATCTTCGAGGTCGAAGCACTGACCCTGGGCAGCCACGGACCGACGATGGTCCCGGTTCCTTCGCAGTGCAGCGTCGGCGGCAAGCCGCTCGACGAGGTGTTCTCGACAGAGCAGATCGAAGCGTTGATCGACCGCACCCGCAACGGCGGCGCCGAGATCGTCGGACTGCTGAAGACGGGCAGCGCCTACTACGCGCCGTCGTCGGCAGCTGCGGCGATGGTGAAGGCGATCCTGACCGACTCCGGTGAGGAACTGCCGATCTGCGCCTGGACCGGCGGCGCCTACGGCCTCGACGACGGCTACCTGGGTGTGACGGCCAA is a genomic window of Acidimicrobiia bacterium containing:
- the mdh gene encoding malate dehydrogenase; translation: MRKVTVVGAGKYGSTTAEKIARMDLVDQVVMTDILEGIPQGLALDMNQARPVEKYRTLVVGTNEYADTAGSEVVVITAGSPRKPGMSRMDLLTVNAKVVKSVTEQIMNYSPDAILVVVTNPLDHMTTLAAEVSGLPKNKVMGQAGILDSSRLAHFISEMADVDIFEVEALTLGSHGPTMVPVPSQCSVGGKPLDEVFSTEQIEALIDRTRNGGAEIVGLLKTGSAYYAPSSAAAAMVKAILTDSGEELPICAWTGGAYGLDDGYLGVTAKVGANGVEQVVELPLTDSEMAALREAAAEVAANVSELHNVDYS